In Chryseobacterium salivictor, the DNA window AAGAAAAACATTTTCGTTACCAATCCGAAAATAATTCATAAAAAACTCTCGGAGCTTGATCTATACAACACGTTCGATTTAAAGGTTACACGGGTTTTCCGGGCAGGGAAAGAAATTCTGCCGCGACCTTCCCTGGAACTGTTTTACGGAGATAAATTACGCGTTATCGGTTCTAAAGAAGGCATCGAAGAAGTTGCAAAAATCATCGGAAACTCTGAAAAGAAATTATTGGAACCGGATTTTTTATCCTTATTCGGCGGATTATTATTGGGCGTCATTTTGGGTTCGATCCCGATTGTAATACCAAGTTTGCCGGTTCCTATTAAATTAGGATTCGCTGCCGGACCTTTGATTGTGGCGCTTTTGATATCGCGTTATGGCGGGATCGCATTCATCCATTCTTATATTAATACCGGGGCTACTTACTTCATGAAAGACTTTGGAATCTGTCTTTTCTTTGCGGCGGTAGGCATTCATGCAGGGGACGGTTTCTATGATAATTTTATTCAGTATCATGGTTGGCTCTGGTTATTGTATGGTTGTGCAATTACCTTTATTCCATTGATTTTAATGGTCATTATCGGCCGGTTTATTATGAAAATCAACTTTCTTCAATTGGCTGGCATTATGAGCGGAAGTTATACCGATCCGGCGGCACTTTCCTTCAGCACGAATTATTTAGATTCCGATATCCCCATTCAAACTTACGCTCAGGTTTATCCTTTAGTAACGATTTTCAGGATATTTGTAGCGAGTTTACTGATTCTTTTCTTTAGTTAAATTAAAGAAATTGAGTAGTCATTTAATCATTGACGACTTGACTATATTAAAAGTTTATTGAACTCTGTTTCAGTATTCTTTTTTTGCCCGAAAAACAAAAAAAAGCAACCTCACTGAGATTGCTTTATAAATAGTTCTTTCGAAAATATTATTTAGTTTCCGAAGCGTTATCCGGGAAACGCTGTTGTGTAAATTCTCTTGAAATCGCTGCTTTTTCAAACTTCAATTTTCCGGAAAGGGTTTCGATAATAACACCATCTTCCTGAATTTGTGCGATTCTACCGTGCATTCCAGAAGTAGTAACTACTCTGCTTCCTACTTTTAATTCAGACTGAAAGTTTTTTTCCTGCTTCGATTTTTTCATTTGCGGACGGATCATCAGGAAATAAAACCCGACGAACATCAGTCCCATCATGATCATGGTCGGCATCATAGAACCTTCCGGTGCTGCGGCCTGTAAAAATATTGTTATCATTATATTAATTTAATTATGGTTGAATATCTGCAGAAAAGCCAATCACAATCGGTGCTTTTTCTACATTTGCATATATTTCTGCCTGTTTGTTAACGAGTCCGTCGAAATTAGAAGAATCGAATTTTAAAGTAATTTTTCCTTTTTGTCCCGGAAGAATCGGCTCTTTGGTATAATCAGGAACGGTAC includes these proteins:
- the yajC gene encoding preprotein translocase subunit YajC, whose translation is MITIFLQAAAPEGSMMPTMIMMGLMFVGFYFLMIRPQMKKSKQEKNFQSELKVGSRVVTTSGMHGRIAQIQEDGVIIETLSGKLKFEKAAISREFTQQRFPDNASETK